One Onychostoma macrolepis isolate SWU-2019 chromosome 10, ASM1243209v1, whole genome shotgun sequence genomic region harbors:
- the tiam1a gene encoding rho guanine nucleotide exchange factor TIAM1 isoform X3 has protein sequence MYNKSTLKHLNSLRAGDEILKLNSKTASVLELADMQAAFSLPSLTLTVSMLPATDPHQLCQMPPRRSDGAQDLCTDIFSQSQEDILDEGLGLVLHSPDDTGDDRVNLMADSPADSLEDETDSAHKSTDQVTAFCRNLHDMNSTEGPVSYSSTSSSSSSCVPSPISPLPVLFTPRQLSDADKLRKVISELVDTERTYVKDLNILIERYLNPLQKERFLSQDELDVLFGNLAEMVEFQVEFLKTLEDGTRLVPDLDKLERVDQFKKVLFSLGGSFLYYADRFKIYSAFCASHTKVPKVLTKAKTDPEFKAFLAERNPKQQHSSTLESYLIKPIQRVLKYPLLLRELHSLTDPDSEEHYHLDVAMKAMNKVASHINEMQKIHEEYGAVFDQLISEQSSDKKEVADLSMGDLLLHDTLVWINPPSSLMKGKRDPELAAFVFRTAVVFVYKDCSKHKKKIGGSHRASILDERDPFRFRHMISTDTLQVRNLPNSEGSAMCEIVHMRSESEGRPERTFHICCSSPESKKDFLKTVHSVLRDKQRRQLMKTESLPPNQQYIPFGGKRLCALKGSRPTINRAVSAPSRTLGRRKLIRNRFTIDTSVVFDDGSSQELSPISPTEPPLSSLQKPQLPIRDTDRWVEDQFDLQHYENQDNVKETDILSDDDEYCQSVRGPSSEPSLEESLEALSVEGVEDKGLNGLSDDKPPKSHAPLKLTLLRKQCAVEGVTSERDCEVIWVRRDDFKNSCNSDIF, from the exons ATGTACAACAAATCTACTTTAAAGCATTTGAATA GTCTGCGAGCAGGTGATGAGATTCTGAAACTGAACAGTAAGACGGCGAGTGTGTTGGAGCTGGCTGACATGCAGGCTGCGTTTTCTTTGCCCTCTCTCACCCTGACTGTCAGCATGCTGCCCGCTACCGATCCGCACCAGCTGTGCCAGATGCCTCCCCGCCGATCGGACGGGGCACAGGACCTCTGCACTGACATCTTCTCCCAAAGTCAGG AGGACATCCTGGATGAAGGTCTTGGCCTGGTGCTGCACAGCCCTGATGACACAGGCGACGACAGGGTAAACCTAATGGCTGACAGCCCCGCTGACAGCCTGGAGGATGAAACAGACTCAGCACACAAG AGTACAGATCAGGTGACTGCTTTCTGCCGCAACCTTCATGATATGAATTCCACCGAGGGTCCCGTTTCCTATTCCTCCACATCATCCTCCTCTTCATCCTGTGTGCCCAGCCCCATCTCACCCCTGCCAGTTCTCTTCACCCCACGCCAGCTCTCCGATGCTGATAAACTGCGTAAGGTCATCAGTGAGCTGGTGGACACTGAGAGGACCTATGTTAAG GACCTGAACATTTTGATAGAGCGCTACCTGAATCCCCTGCAGAAGGAGAGGTTCCTCTCACAGGATGAG CTGGATGTGCTTTTTGGAAACTTGGCAGAGATGGTGGAATTCCAAGTGGAGTTTCTGAAAACTCTGGAAGATGGAACCAGATTAGTTCCAGATTTAGACAAACTGGAGAGAGTGGATCAATTCAAG AAAGTTCTGTTTTCTCTTGGTGGATCCTTCCTGTACTATGCGGATCGTTTTAAGATCTACAGTGCTTTTTGTGCCAGCCACACAAAGGTCCCAAAGGTCCTTACCAAAG CTAAAACCGACCCGGAGTTCAAGGCATTCCTGGCTGAGAGGAACCCCAAGCAACAGCACTCTTCCACGCTGGAGTCCTACCTGATCAAACCCATTCAGAGAGTCTTAAAATACCCACTACTCCTGAGGGAGCTTCACTCCCTTACCGACCCTGACAGTGAGGAACATTACCATCTGGATG TTGCGATGAAAGCCATGAACAAAGTGGCCAGTCACATAAATGAAATGCAGAAGATTCACGAGGAGTATGGAGCAGTGTTTGACCAACTCATCAGCGAGCAGAGCTCTGACAAGAAAGAG GTTGCAGATCTGTCAATGGGTGACCTCTTGTTGCATGACACACTGGTCTGGATCAACCCACCCTCTTCTCTCATGAAGGGGAAGAGGGACCCAGAGCTGGCTGCGTTCG ttTTCAGAACGGCAGTTGTTTTTGTGTATAAGGACTGCTCcaagcacaagaaaaaaatc GGTGGATCTCACAGAGCATCAATCCTTGATGAGAGAGACCCTTTTCGTTTTAGACACATGATCTCTACAGACACTCTCCAAGTTCGCAACCTCCCTA ATTCAGAGGGGTCTGCAATGTGTGAGATCGTTCACATGAGGTCAGAATCAGAAGGGAGACCCGAGAGGACCTTCCACATCTGCTGCAG ctCTCCAGAGAGTAAAAAAGACTTCCTGAAGACTGTTCATTCTGTCCTGAGGGACAAACAACGCCGTCAGTTAATGAAGACTGAGAGTTTGCCTCCAAATCAGCAGTATATTCCCTTCGGAGGGAAGCGGCTTTGTGCGCTAAAGGGTTCACGACCCACAATTAACAGAGCAG TTTCAGCTCCATCTCGAACCCTCGGCCGCCGGAAGCTGATCCGGAATCGTTTCACCATAGACACGAGTGTGGTTTTCGACGACGGCTCATCCCAGGAGCTCTCACCTATCTCCCCAACAGAGCCCCCGCTGTCTTCGCTCCAGAAACCCCAGCTGCCCATCCGAGACACAGATCGCTGGGTGGAGGATCAGTTCGACCTGCAGCACTACGAAAATCAGGACAACGTGAAGGAGACGGACATCCTCAGCGACGACGATGAGTACTGCCAATCCGTCCGGGGCCCTTCCTCTGAGCCGAGTCTGGAGGAGTCTTTAGAGGCCCTTTCAGTAGAAGGAGTCGAAGACAAAGGTCTCAACGGACTTTCGGACGACAAACCCCCGAAATCCCACGCCCCCCTGAAGCTGACCCTCCTGAGAAAGCAGTGCGCGGTGGAGGGTGTCACATCTGAGAGGGACTGTGAGGTTATTTGGGTTCGCAGGGACGATTTTAAAAACAGCTGCAACAGCGACATCTTCTGA
- the tiam1a gene encoding rho guanine nucleotide exchange factor TIAM1 isoform X4 produces MQAAFSLPSLTLTVSMLPATDPHQLCQMPPRRSDGAQDLCTDIFSQSQEDILDEGLGLVLHSPDDTGDDRVNLMADSPADSLEDETDSAHKSTDQVTAFCRNLHDMNSTEGPVSYSSTSSSSSSCVPSPISPLPVLFTPRQLSDADKLRKVISELVDTERTYVKDLNILIERYLNPLQKERFLSQDELDVLFGNLAEMVEFQVEFLKTLEDGTRLVPDLDKLERVDQFKKVLFSLGGSFLYYADRFKIYSAFCASHTKVPKVLTKAKTDPEFKAFLAERNPKQQHSSTLESYLIKPIQRVLKYPLLLRELHSLTDPDSEEHYHLDVAMKAMNKVASHINEMQKIHEEYGAVFDQLISEQSSDKKEVADLSMGDLLLHDTLVWINPPSSLMKGKRDPELAAFVFRTAVVFVYKDCSKHKKKIGGSHRASILDERDPFRFRHMISTDTLQVRNLPNSEGSAMCEIVHMRSESEGRPERTFHICCSSPESKKDFLKTVHSVLRDKQRRQLMKTESLPPNQQYIPFGGKRLCALKGSRPTINRAVSAPSRTLGRRKLIRNRFTIDTSVVFDDGSSQELSPISPTEPPLSSLQKPQLPIRDTDRWVEDQFDLQHYENQDNVKETDILSDDDEYCQSVRGPSSEPSLEESLEALSVEGVEDKGLNGLSDDKPPKSHAPLKLTLLRKQCAVEGVTSERDCEVIWVRRDDFKNSCNSDIF; encoded by the exons ATGCAGGCTGCGTTTTCTTTGCCCTCTCTCACCCTGACTGTCAGCATGCTGCCCGCTACCGATCCGCACCAGCTGTGCCAGATGCCTCCCCGCCGATCGGACGGGGCACAGGACCTCTGCACTGACATCTTCTCCCAAAGTCAGG AGGACATCCTGGATGAAGGTCTTGGCCTGGTGCTGCACAGCCCTGATGACACAGGCGACGACAGGGTAAACCTAATGGCTGACAGCCCCGCTGACAGCCTGGAGGATGAAACAGACTCAGCACACAAG AGTACAGATCAGGTGACTGCTTTCTGCCGCAACCTTCATGATATGAATTCCACCGAGGGTCCCGTTTCCTATTCCTCCACATCATCCTCCTCTTCATCCTGTGTGCCCAGCCCCATCTCACCCCTGCCAGTTCTCTTCACCCCACGCCAGCTCTCCGATGCTGATAAACTGCGTAAGGTCATCAGTGAGCTGGTGGACACTGAGAGGACCTATGTTAAG GACCTGAACATTTTGATAGAGCGCTACCTGAATCCCCTGCAGAAGGAGAGGTTCCTCTCACAGGATGAG CTGGATGTGCTTTTTGGAAACTTGGCAGAGATGGTGGAATTCCAAGTGGAGTTTCTGAAAACTCTGGAAGATGGAACCAGATTAGTTCCAGATTTAGACAAACTGGAGAGAGTGGATCAATTCAAG AAAGTTCTGTTTTCTCTTGGTGGATCCTTCCTGTACTATGCGGATCGTTTTAAGATCTACAGTGCTTTTTGTGCCAGCCACACAAAGGTCCCAAAGGTCCTTACCAAAG CTAAAACCGACCCGGAGTTCAAGGCATTCCTGGCTGAGAGGAACCCCAAGCAACAGCACTCTTCCACGCTGGAGTCCTACCTGATCAAACCCATTCAGAGAGTCTTAAAATACCCACTACTCCTGAGGGAGCTTCACTCCCTTACCGACCCTGACAGTGAGGAACATTACCATCTGGATG TTGCGATGAAAGCCATGAACAAAGTGGCCAGTCACATAAATGAAATGCAGAAGATTCACGAGGAGTATGGAGCAGTGTTTGACCAACTCATCAGCGAGCAGAGCTCTGACAAGAAAGAG GTTGCAGATCTGTCAATGGGTGACCTCTTGTTGCATGACACACTGGTCTGGATCAACCCACCCTCTTCTCTCATGAAGGGGAAGAGGGACCCAGAGCTGGCTGCGTTCG ttTTCAGAACGGCAGTTGTTTTTGTGTATAAGGACTGCTCcaagcacaagaaaaaaatc GGTGGATCTCACAGAGCATCAATCCTTGATGAGAGAGACCCTTTTCGTTTTAGACACATGATCTCTACAGACACTCTCCAAGTTCGCAACCTCCCTA ATTCAGAGGGGTCTGCAATGTGTGAGATCGTTCACATGAGGTCAGAATCAGAAGGGAGACCCGAGAGGACCTTCCACATCTGCTGCAG ctCTCCAGAGAGTAAAAAAGACTTCCTGAAGACTGTTCATTCTGTCCTGAGGGACAAACAACGCCGTCAGTTAATGAAGACTGAGAGTTTGCCTCCAAATCAGCAGTATATTCCCTTCGGAGGGAAGCGGCTTTGTGCGCTAAAGGGTTCACGACCCACAATTAACAGAGCAG TTTCAGCTCCATCTCGAACCCTCGGCCGCCGGAAGCTGATCCGGAATCGTTTCACCATAGACACGAGTGTGGTTTTCGACGACGGCTCATCCCAGGAGCTCTCACCTATCTCCCCAACAGAGCCCCCGCTGTCTTCGCTCCAGAAACCCCAGCTGCCCATCCGAGACACAGATCGCTGGGTGGAGGATCAGTTCGACCTGCAGCACTACGAAAATCAGGACAACGTGAAGGAGACGGACATCCTCAGCGACGACGATGAGTACTGCCAATCCGTCCGGGGCCCTTCCTCTGAGCCGAGTCTGGAGGAGTCTTTAGAGGCCCTTTCAGTAGAAGGAGTCGAAGACAAAGGTCTCAACGGACTTTCGGACGACAAACCCCCGAAATCCCACGCCCCCCTGAAGCTGACCCTCCTGAGAAAGCAGTGCGCGGTGGAGGGTGTCACATCTGAGAGGGACTGTGAGGTTATTTGGGTTCGCAGGGACGATTTTAAAAACAGCTGCAACAGCGACATCTTCTGA
- the tiam1a gene encoding rho guanine nucleotide exchange factor TIAM1 isoform X5: MNSTEGPVSYSSTSSSSSSCVPSPISPLPVLFTPRQLSDADKLRKVISELVDTERTYVKDLNILIERYLNPLQKERFLSQDELDVLFGNLAEMVEFQVEFLKTLEDGTRLVPDLDKLERVDQFKKVLFSLGGSFLYYADRFKIYSAFCASHTKVPKVLTKAKTDPEFKAFLAERNPKQQHSSTLESYLIKPIQRVLKYPLLLRELHSLTDPDSEEHYHLDVAMKAMNKVASHINEMQKIHEEYGAVFDQLISEQSSDKKEVADLSMGDLLLHDTLVWINPPSSLMKGKRDPELAAFVFRTAVVFVYKDCSKHKKKIGGSHRASILDERDPFRFRHMISTDTLQVRNLPNSEGSAMCEIVHMRSESEGRPERTFHICCSSPESKKDFLKTVHSVLRDKQRRQLMKTESLPPNQQYIPFGGKRLCALKGSRPTINRAVSAPSRTLGRRKLIRNRFTIDTSVVFDDGSSQELSPISPTEPPLSSLQKPQLPIRDTDRWVEDQFDLQHYENQDNVKETDILSDDDEYCQSVRGPSSEPSLEESLEALSVEGVEDKGLNGLSDDKPPKSHAPLKLTLLRKQCAVEGVTSERDCEVIWVRRDDFKNSCNSDIF; encoded by the exons ATGAATTCCACCGAGGGTCCCGTTTCCTATTCCTCCACATCATCCTCCTCTTCATCCTGTGTGCCCAGCCCCATCTCACCCCTGCCAGTTCTCTTCACCCCACGCCAGCTCTCCGATGCTGATAAACTGCGTAAGGTCATCAGTGAGCTGGTGGACACTGAGAGGACCTATGTTAAG GACCTGAACATTTTGATAGAGCGCTACCTGAATCCCCTGCAGAAGGAGAGGTTCCTCTCACAGGATGAG CTGGATGTGCTTTTTGGAAACTTGGCAGAGATGGTGGAATTCCAAGTGGAGTTTCTGAAAACTCTGGAAGATGGAACCAGATTAGTTCCAGATTTAGACAAACTGGAGAGAGTGGATCAATTCAAG AAAGTTCTGTTTTCTCTTGGTGGATCCTTCCTGTACTATGCGGATCGTTTTAAGATCTACAGTGCTTTTTGTGCCAGCCACACAAAGGTCCCAAAGGTCCTTACCAAAG CTAAAACCGACCCGGAGTTCAAGGCATTCCTGGCTGAGAGGAACCCCAAGCAACAGCACTCTTCCACGCTGGAGTCCTACCTGATCAAACCCATTCAGAGAGTCTTAAAATACCCACTACTCCTGAGGGAGCTTCACTCCCTTACCGACCCTGACAGTGAGGAACATTACCATCTGGATG TTGCGATGAAAGCCATGAACAAAGTGGCCAGTCACATAAATGAAATGCAGAAGATTCACGAGGAGTATGGAGCAGTGTTTGACCAACTCATCAGCGAGCAGAGCTCTGACAAGAAAGAG GTTGCAGATCTGTCAATGGGTGACCTCTTGTTGCATGACACACTGGTCTGGATCAACCCACCCTCTTCTCTCATGAAGGGGAAGAGGGACCCAGAGCTGGCTGCGTTCG ttTTCAGAACGGCAGTTGTTTTTGTGTATAAGGACTGCTCcaagcacaagaaaaaaatc GGTGGATCTCACAGAGCATCAATCCTTGATGAGAGAGACCCTTTTCGTTTTAGACACATGATCTCTACAGACACTCTCCAAGTTCGCAACCTCCCTA ATTCAGAGGGGTCTGCAATGTGTGAGATCGTTCACATGAGGTCAGAATCAGAAGGGAGACCCGAGAGGACCTTCCACATCTGCTGCAG ctCTCCAGAGAGTAAAAAAGACTTCCTGAAGACTGTTCATTCTGTCCTGAGGGACAAACAACGCCGTCAGTTAATGAAGACTGAGAGTTTGCCTCCAAATCAGCAGTATATTCCCTTCGGAGGGAAGCGGCTTTGTGCGCTAAAGGGTTCACGACCCACAATTAACAGAGCAG TTTCAGCTCCATCTCGAACCCTCGGCCGCCGGAAGCTGATCCGGAATCGTTTCACCATAGACACGAGTGTGGTTTTCGACGACGGCTCATCCCAGGAGCTCTCACCTATCTCCCCAACAGAGCCCCCGCTGTCTTCGCTCCAGAAACCCCAGCTGCCCATCCGAGACACAGATCGCTGGGTGGAGGATCAGTTCGACCTGCAGCACTACGAAAATCAGGACAACGTGAAGGAGACGGACATCCTCAGCGACGACGATGAGTACTGCCAATCCGTCCGGGGCCCTTCCTCTGAGCCGAGTCTGGAGGAGTCTTTAGAGGCCCTTTCAGTAGAAGGAGTCGAAGACAAAGGTCTCAACGGACTTTCGGACGACAAACCCCCGAAATCCCACGCCCCCCTGAAGCTGACCCTCCTGAGAAAGCAGTGCGCGGTGGAGGGTGTCACATCTGAGAGGGACTGTGAGGTTATTTGGGTTCGCAGGGACGATTTTAAAAACAGCTGCAACAGCGACATCTTCTGA